In Aegilops tauschii subsp. strangulata cultivar AL8/78 chromosome 3, Aet v6.0, whole genome shotgun sequence, one genomic interval encodes:
- the LOC109769370 gene encoding external alternative NAD(P)H-ubiquinone oxidoreductase B3, mitochondrial, whose amino-acid sequence MSTGGASLVRRALEAVRRTPRWQKRLVVLTVGAGTLSYACQDNRVLQISDGTGGKKKVVILGTGWAGASFLRNIDTSLYDVHVVSPRNYFMFTPLLPSVTCGTVEARSIVEPIRNIVRKRGGAFRFWEAECYKIDPTSKKVHCKSGDGTNADANGEFVVDYDYLIVTVGAKPNTFNTPGVAENCHFLKEVEDAQKIRKSVMKCFERAALPNLTDEERKKNVHFVVIGGGPTGVEFAAELHDFVNEDLAKLYPDVKKYVNISVIEAGEHILTMFDKRITHFAEDKFKRTGIDLKTNFKVVKVSDKTITMSNPTTGEIAVPYGLAVWSTGIGTRPIIMDFMKQVGQGNRRVLATDEWLRVLGCDNVYALGDCATISQRKVMEDVDSIFRVADKDNSGTLSVKNIKNVLGDIYQRYPQVELYLKTNQMKGFHDLLKDKETEELNIEEFKKALAQVDSQVKMLPATAQVAAQEGAYLADCFNRMNTCEENPEGPLRIRGAGRHRFKPFRYRHLGQFAPLGGEQTAAQLPGDWVHVGHSTQWLWYSVYASKQFSWRTRMLVVTDWGRRFFFGRDSSSL is encoded by the exons ATGTCGACGGGGGGAGCTTCGCTGGTGCGCCGCGCCCTCGAGGCCgtgcgccggacgccgcgctggcagAAGAGGCTCGTCGTCCTCACCGTAGG AGCTGGCACTTTAAGCTATGCTTGCCAGGATAACCGTGTTCTTCAAATCAGTGATGGAACGGGGGGCAAGAAAAAAGTGGTTATACTTGGAACTGGTTGGGCAGGTGCAAGTTTCTTGAGAAATATCGACACTTCTTTGTATGATGTCCATGTGGTATCACCTCGCAACTATTTTATGTTCACTCCTCTGTTGCCGAGTGTGACATGTGGCACGGTTGAAGCACGCAGTATTGTGGAGCCAATTCGCAATATTGTGAGAAAG AGGGGTGGTGCATTCAGATTCTGGGAAGCAGAGTGCTACAAGATTGATCCAACAAGCAAGAAGGTCCACTGCAAATCAGGTGATGGGACCAATGCTGACGCCAATGGCGAGTTTGTTGTGGATTATGATTACCTTATTGTAACTGTTGGAGCGAAACCAAATACTTTCAACACCCCAGGAGTTGCTGAAAATTGCCATTTCCTGAAG GAAGTAGAAGATGCTCAAAAGATTAGGAAGAGTGTCATGAAATGTTTTGAAAGAGCTGCACTTCCTAATCTTACTGATGAAGAGCGGAAGAAGAACGTTCATTTTGTTGTTATTGGTGGTGGCCCAACAGGGGTAGAATTTGCTGCAGAGTTGCATGACTTTGTCAATGAGGACTTGGCAAAATTGTATCCTGATGTAAAGAAGTATGTGAATATTTCAGTAATTGAAGCTGGAGAGCATATCCTTACAAT GTTTGACAAAAGAATCACCCATTTTGCCGAGGATAAGTTCAAGAGGACAGGCATAGATTTGAAGACAAATTTTAAGGTCGTGAAGGTGTCTGATAAGACGATAACCATGAGTAATCCTACAACTGGAGAGATTGCTGTTCCTTACGGCCTCGCTGTTTGGTCCACTGGAATTGGAACCCGTCCCATAATTATGGATTTCATGAAGCAAGTTGGTCAG GGAAACAGGCGTGTGCTAGCAACTGATGAGTGGCTTAGGGTTCTTGGATGTGACAATGTATATGCACTTGGTGACTGTGCAACTATAAGTCAAAGAAAAGTGATG GAAGATGTTGATTCAATCTTCCGGGTAGCAGACAAGGATAATTCTGGCACTTTGTCTGTAAAGAACATAAAAAATGTTCTTGGCGACATCTATCAAAGGTACCCGCAGGTGGAGttgtatcttaaaaccaaccaaaTGAAGGGCTTCCATGACCTACTGAAAGACAAGGAGACAGAAGAACTGAACATTGAAGAATTCAAGAAAGCCCTTGCTCAAGTGGACTCGCAAGTCAAGATGCTCCCAGCAACAGCTCAG GTTGCTGCACAAGAGGGAGCTTACCTGGCAGATTGCTTCAATAGGATGAATACTTGTGAAGAAAATCCTGAAGGCCCTCTGAGGATTAGGGGCGCAGGGCGTCATCGGTTCAAACCTTTCAG GTACAGGCATCTCGGCCAATTTGCTCCGCTGGGTGGAGAGCAAACTGCTGCGCAGCTGCCTGGTGATTGGGTACATGTTGGCCACAGCACTCAATGGCTGTGGTATTCTGTCTATGCAAG CAAACAATTCAGCTGGCGCACAAGGATGCTAGTTGTGACTGACTGGGGAAGGCGTTTCTTCTTTGGAAGGGACTCCAGCAGCCTATAA
- the LOC109769361 gene encoding 1-aminocyclopropane-1-carboxylate oxidase homolog 1-like: MAPVVDYSQREMEIKAFDQSKAGVKGLVDAGVTKLPTMFIHPPENLLGSSLPEDDERLHKVRSLRFPVIDLSGFDCSESRKEIVEEIKKSAGSWGFFQLVDHGIPLGVIEGVQRGIRAFHELPQEEKAKWYSRDFAQKVNFFSFHGDFKVTTPADWRDTLSCKVLEDPASFEAIPQICREEVRRYMKGIDGVMRKLSELLSEALGLGSDYLATTRCFNARSMACHYFPICPEPHLTMGGTKHTDLGFLTLLLQDTVGGLQVLHQDVWIDVPPVKGALLANMGDMMQIITNGEFKSVEHRVLLRPTVQPRISIACFLSTDDLDRPYGPIKELLSDDNRPIFDRVIFREYMKKYKL, from the exons ATGGCGCCAGTTGTGGATTACAGCCAGCGTGAGATGGAGATCAAAGCCTTCGACCAAAGCAAAGCCGGCGTCAAAGGGCTCGTCGACGCCGGCGTCACCAAGCTTCCCACCATGTTCATACACCCTCCAGAGAACCTCCTCGGCTCCTCACTCCCCGAAGACGACGAGCGTCTTCACAAGGTTCGCAGCCTTCGATTCCCCGTGATTGATCTCAGCGGGTTTGATTGCTCAGAGAGCCGGAAGGAGATCGTGGAGGAGATAAAGAAATCGGCCGGGTCATGGGGATTCTTTCAGCTGGTGGATCATGGGATTCCTCTTGGCGTCATCGAGGGAGTCCAGAGAGGTATCCGAGCTTTCCATGAGCTTCCTCAGGAGGAGAAGGCAAAGTGGTACTCGCGTGACTTTGCTCAGAAGGTTAACTTCTTCAGCTTTCATGGAGATTTCAAGGTGACGACCCCGGCCGACTGGAGAGATACCTTGTCTTGCAAGGTTCTTGAAGACCCTGCAAGCTTTGAAGCAATACCACAAATCTGCAG AGAAGAAGTGAGGAGGTACATGAAAGGCATCGATGGAGTTATGAGGAAGTTGTCTGAGTTATTATCAGAAGCTTTAGGTCTTGGAAGTGATTATCTAGCGACCACAAGATGCTTTAACGCAAGGTCAATGGCATGTCATTATTTCCCGATATGTCCAGAGCCACATTTGACCATGGGTGGGACCAAGCATACCGACCTTGGGTTTCTGACCTTGCTCCTCCAAGACACTGTTGGTGGCCTTCAAGTTCTTCATCAAGATGTTTGGATTGATGTTCCTCCAGTCAAGGGTGCGTTGCTGGCAAATATGGGTGACATGATGCAG ATTATTACAAACGGGGAGTTCAAGAGCGTGGAGCACCGAGTTCTGCTCAGACCAACCGTACAACCACGTATCTCAATCGCATGCTTTTTGAGCACTGATGATCTTGATAGGCCATATGGACCAATAAAGGAGCTTTTATCAGATGATAATAGGCCCATCTTTGACCGAGTCATATTCCGGGAATACATGAAGAAGTATAAATTATAA